The following proteins come from a genomic window of Trifolium pratense cultivar HEN17-A07 linkage group LG4, ARS_RC_1.1, whole genome shotgun sequence:
- the LOC123881788 gene encoding L-type lectin-domain containing receptor kinase VIII.1-like, whose product MDLSPYLNEYMFVGFLASTGNHTQIHNILSWNFTSNSQAFLRYPSSETCQGKIMLENTTETIAATDKNSNRNKTPRSFLIFVAAVVWALVVLVGFYFISKHRRSVYKSRTSTEEDIHRPRPPNKPRRFAFSAISSLTRSFSEIEVLGSDTRGVYYRGKLSNGSQVAVKRFSTEFLSTHGSDKKRLLKEIKVINHVRHPNLLPIRGWCQDNNEIIAVNDFVPNGSLDKWLFGAGVPPWTRRFKVIKDVADGLSFLHSKQLAHKNMKCSSVFLDVSFRAVLGDFGFVLLGAESKQFEAVVCNGADVFEFGVIVLEVIGGRPRVEETDEGNSEERNLLDFAWNLHETDE is encoded by the coding sequence ATGGATCTGTCACCTTACCTGAATGAGTATATGTTTGTAGGATTCTTAGCTTCAACCGGTAACCACACACAAATTCACAACATACTCTCTTGGAACTTCACTTCAAATAGCCAAGCTTTTCTTCGCTACCCTTCATCTGAAACATGTCAAGGTAAGATCATGCTTGAGAATACTACAGAAACAATAGCAGCTACCGATAAGAACTCTAATAGGAACAAAACTCCGCGAAGCTTTTTGATTTTTGTGGCTGCTGTAGTGTGGGCTTTGGTTGTTTTAGTTGGTTTTTACTTTATCAGCAAACACAGAAGAAGTGTTTATAAATCAAGGACTTCTACAGAGGAAGATATTCATAGGCCAAGGCCTCCTAACAAACCACGTCGCTTCGCTTTTTCTGCAATTTCCTCTTTGACTAGATCATTCAGTGAGATAGAAGTACTTGGAAGTGATACTAGAGGAGTATACTACAGAGGAAAGCTTAGTAATGGAAGCCAAGTAGCTGTGAAAAGATTCTCAACTGAATTTCTCAGTACACACGGATCCGATAAGAAGCGCTTGTTGAAAGAAATCAAAGTCATTAATCATGTTCGTCACCCGAATTTGCTTCCAATAAGGGGATGGTGTCAAGACAACAATGAAATCATTGCAGTCAATGATTTTGTCCCCAATGGAAGCCTCGATAAATGGCTATTCGGAGCTGGTGTTCCTCCGTGGACGCGTCGGTTCAAAGTCATCAAAGATGTAGCCGACGGCTTGAGTTTCTTGCACAGTAAACAACTAGCTCACAAGAACATGAAATGCAGCAGTGTGTTTCTAGATGTCAGCTTCAGAGCTGTTTTGGGAGATTTTGGATTTGTGCTATTGGGAGCAGAATCAAAACAGTTTGAGGCAGTAGTGTGTAATGGTGCTGATGTGTTTGAGTTTGGTGTGATTGTGTTGGAAGTGATTGGTGGAAGGCCAAGGGTGGAGGAAACAGATGAAGGAAATTCGGAAGAGAGGAACCTATTAGATTTTGCATGGAACTTGCATGAGACTGATGAGTGA